Proteins found in one Populus alba chromosome 14, ASM523922v2, whole genome shotgun sequence genomic segment:
- the LOC118058021 gene encoding patatin-like protein 2 codes for MPINSSSISHIETLRSPIQPPTFGNQITVLSIDGGGIRGIIPGTILAFLESELQKLDGADARLADYFDVISGTSTGGLVTAMLATPNEQNRPLFAAKDINDFYLENCPKIFPQDGSPLASAGKLIKSLAGPQYDGKFLHSIVKEKLGDKRLHQTMTNIVIPTFDIKRLQPTIFSSYQVKNNPSTDALLSDICIGTSAAPTYLPAHYFETKDPSGKVREFNLIDGGVAANNPTLVAVSEVSKEITRKNPDFFPTAPMDYGRFLVLSLGTGTAKSEEKYDADEAAKWGILGWLTSDNSTPLVDVFTEASGDMVDLHISTVFQALHCEENYLRIQDDTLTGTLSSVDVATKENLENLVKVGEKLLKKPVSRVDLGTGVFTPVDKMTNEEALIKMAKLLSREKHLRDSRSPVGKVATSK; via the exons ATGCCTATAAATTCCTCCTCAATCTCTCATATCGAGACTTTAAGATCACCCATTCAACCCCCAACTTTTGGAAACCAAATCACTGTTCTTAGCATCGATGGAGGTGGAATAAGAGGAATCATACCAGGAACTATCCTTGCCTTTTTAGAGTCCGAGCTTCAG AAGCTGGATGGTGCAGACGCAAGACTTGCAGACTACTTTGATGTGATTTCAGGCACCAGCACCGGTGGCCTCGTGACTGCTATGCTAGCTACCCCTAATGAGCAAAACCGCCCTTTATTTGCCGCCAAAGACATCAATGACTTCTACCTTGAGAACTGCCCTAAAATCTTTCCCCAGGACGG GTCTCCATTGGCTTCTGCAGGAAAACTGATCAAGAGTTTGGCAGGACCACAATACGATGGCAAATTTCTTCATAGCATTGTGAAGGAAAAATTGGGAGATAAACGCCTGCACCAGACCATGACAAACATTgtgatcccaacttttgacatcaAGCGCCTTCAGCCAACAATCTTTTCAAGCTATCAG GTGAAGAACAACCCATCCACGGATGCCCTTTTATCTGATATATGCATCGGTACTTCAGCTGCCCCAACCTACCTCCCTGCCCATTATTTTGAAACCAAGGACCCCTCAGGCAAAGTGAGAGAGTTCAATCTGATTGATGGTGGTGTGGCAGCAAATAATCCA ACTTTAGTTGCCGTGAGCGAAGTTTCCAAGGAAATCACTCGGAAGAATCCTGACTTCTTCCCCACAGCGCCTATGGATTATGGTCGATTCCTAGTCCTTTCCTTGGGGACTGGTACGGCAAAATCTGAAGAAAAGTATGATGCAGATGAAGCAGCCAAGTGGGGTATCTTGGGATGGTTGACTAGTGACAATTCTACTCCCTTAGTGGATGTGTTTACAGAAGCTAGTGGCGACATGGTTGATCTTCATATTTCCACTGTTTTCCAAGCCCTGCACTGTGAGGAAAATTATCTTCGAATTCAG GATGACACGCTGACCGGAACACTTTCGTCCGTGGATGTTGCCACGAAAGAGAATTTGGAGAATCTTGTGAAAGTGGGTgagaaattgttgaaaaaaccAGTATCAAGGGTGGATTTAGGCACTGGAGTCTTTACACCTGTTGATAAGATGACAAATGAAGAGGCTCTCATAAA GATGGCTAAATTACTGTCACGGGAGAAGCATCTTCGTGATTCTAGGTCACCAGTTGGAAAAGTTGCTACTTCGAAGTGA